The proteins below are encoded in one region of Arthrobacter sp. CJ23:
- a CDS encoding response regulator transcription factor, which produces MTENGPIKVLLVDDQPLLRMGFRLILEGEDDLHVVGEASDGNEALRQVEALQPDVVLMDVRMPMMDGIESTRRITASASSARVIILTTFDLDEYAFAGLQAGASAFLLKDVAPAELVQAVRLVASGDAVVAPRVTQRLLETYVRGARPPGQAAPHPRDPLLEELTPRETEMLEAIAEGLSNAEIAHKFFLSEATVKTHVRRILTKLHLRDRVQVVVYAYETGLVVPSNPDY; this is translated from the coding sequence ATGACCGAGAACGGTCCGATCAAAGTCCTGCTGGTGGATGACCAGCCGCTGCTGCGCATGGGCTTCCGGCTCATCCTCGAGGGCGAGGACGATCTCCACGTGGTGGGAGAGGCCTCGGACGGCAACGAGGCCCTGCGGCAGGTGGAGGCGCTGCAGCCGGACGTGGTCCTCATGGACGTCCGCATGCCCATGATGGACGGCATCGAGTCCACGCGCCGCATCACGGCCTCGGCCTCCAGCGCACGGGTCATCATCCTCACCACGTTCGACCTGGACGAATATGCCTTTGCAGGACTGCAGGCCGGGGCCTCCGCCTTCCTCCTGAAAGACGTGGCCCCCGCAGAACTGGTCCAGGCGGTGCGGCTCGTGGCCAGCGGCGACGCCGTGGTGGCGCCCCGGGTCACGCAGCGGCTCCTGGAGACCTACGTCCGCGGCGCGCGACCGCCCGGCCAGGCCGCCCCGCACCCCCGGGACCCCCTGCTCGAGGAGCTCACGCCGCGCGAGACGGAGATGCTGGAAGCCATCGCCGAGGGCCTCTCCAACGCGGAGATTGCGCACAAGTTCTTCCTGTCCGAGGCCACGGTCAAGACCCATGTCCGCCGGATCCTCACCAAACTGCACCTGCGCGACCGCGTCCAGGTGGTGGTCTACGCCTACGAAACCGGGCTGGTGGTTCCGAGCAACCCCGACTACTGA
- a CDS encoding intradiol ring-cleavage dioxygenase translates to MTTSPQPPQPSTQDQPHPNHDRGLEFDLSTLLSRRRTLGVLLGAGTAAALAACTPGTGTDSSASATPSGTASSSASTGMTTATPSATASPTVTRAFAECRVEIPQETLGPYPGDGSNGPNVLEASGVVRKDITSSFGTSTTKAAGVPLTVTLTLLDNANGCSPLAGAAVYAWHCDRNGKYSLYDSGLENENYLRGVQESDANGQLSFTTIFPGAYNGRWPHIHFEVFESMSNATKAGQVLAVSQIALTEAACKEVYASAGYETSARNFPNTTLKSDNVFGDDGGIYQLATMSGSVSGGYTAALNVTV, encoded by the coding sequence ATGACAACTTCACCCCAGCCCCCGCAGCCCTCCACGCAGGACCAGCCGCATCCCAACCACGACCGCGGCCTGGAATTCGACCTGTCCACGCTGCTGAGCCGCCGCCGTACCCTGGGCGTCCTGCTGGGCGCCGGCACGGCCGCCGCGCTCGCGGCCTGCACCCCTGGAACCGGCACGGACAGCAGCGCCAGTGCGACGCCGTCGGGCACTGCATCCTCCTCCGCCTCTACCGGCATGACGACGGCCACCCCCTCGGCGACCGCCTCGCCCACAGTGACGCGTGCCTTCGCGGAATGCCGCGTGGAGATCCCGCAGGAAACCCTGGGCCCCTACCCCGGCGACGGCTCGAACGGTCCCAACGTCCTGGAGGCTTCAGGGGTGGTCCGGAAGGACATCACATCCAGTTTCGGCACCTCCACCACCAAAGCCGCAGGCGTGCCCCTCACCGTGACCCTGACCCTGCTCGACAACGCCAATGGCTGCAGCCCGCTGGCCGGAGCCGCCGTCTACGCCTGGCACTGCGACCGGAACGGCAAGTATTCGCTCTACGATTCCGGCCTGGAAAACGAGAACTACCTGCGCGGCGTGCAGGAATCGGACGCCAACGGCCAGCTGAGCTTCACTACCATCTTCCCCGGGGCATACAACGGCCGCTGGCCGCATATTCACTTCGAGGTATTTGAATCCATGAGCAACGCCACCAAGGCCGGGCAGGTGCTGGCCGTCTCGCAGATCGCGCTTACCGAGGCCGCCTGCAAGGAGGTATACGCCTCAGCGGGGTACGAGACCAGCGCCCGGAACTTCCCCAACACAACGCTGAAATCGGACAATGTGTTCGGCGACGACGGCGGCATCTACCAGCTGGCCACCATGTCCGGTTCGGTGTCCGGCGGCTACACCGCGGCGTTGAACGTGACAGTGTAA